One Terriglobales bacterium genomic window, GGTGGTTGGCAGGCGGGAGCAACAGGCGGGAGGGTGCGGCGGCTCTAACTGGTTTGAAGGTTGGGCCCCATGCGTGTTGCCGTTGTCCTGCTGCTGGTAGCTGCCGGGTTGGCGCAGGAGACGGCGCCGACCCCGCTTCCCGAAAGCTGCCCGCCTCGATCGGTCGCGGCATCCTCCGCCGGCATGCCGGAGGACGCGAAGGAGGACGGTAAGCGCTCGAAAATCCCCACGAAGTACGACGTAAGCCGCATCGGCGATCGCGGGATCGGCGGCGGGATGAATTTCTATTCGCTGGACAAGGAGCAGCTGCTCGGCAAGGAGCTGGCGGAGGAGATCGAGCGGTCAGCGAAGCTGGTGAGCGATCCGGTGATCACCGAGTACGTGAACCGGATTGGGCAGCAGCTGGTGCGGAACTCCGACGCGCGCGTGCCGTTCACCATCAAGGTCATCGACAACGACGAGATCAATGCGTTCGCGCTGCCGGGCGGGTACTTTTACGTGAATACCGGGCTGATCGAGGCGGCGGACAACGAGGCGGAACTGGCGGGAGTGATGGCGCACGAGATCGCGCACGTGGCGGCGCGGCATGCGACCAAGAACGCGACCAAGGCGGAGATCTTCAACCTGGCGTCGATACCGCTGATCTTTGTCGGCGGGCCGGCGGGGTATGCGGTGCGGCAGGTGGCGGGGATAGCGATGCCGATGTCGTTCCTGAAGTTCAGCCGCGACGCGGAGCGAGAGGCCGACCTGCTGGGCCTGGAGTATCAGTACGCCAGCGGGTATGACCCGGAGGCGTTCATCGCGTTCTTCGAGAAACTGGAGTCGAAGGAGAAGAAGAAGCAGAACGTGCTGGCGCGCGCGTTCGCGACGCATCCGATGACGGAAGACAGAGTGAAGCGGGCAGAGCGCGCGATGGAGGACATGCTGCCGGCGAAAAACCAGTACATCGTGAGCACGAGCGAGTTCGACGACATCAAGGCGCGGCTGGCGCAGTTGGAAAACCGGCGGCGGATTGATGAGGGCAAGGAAGGGAAGCCGACGTTGCGGCGACGCGATGGCGAAGCGACGGATGACGGCGGCCCACCGACGTTGAAGAGGCGGCCGAATTAGTTTCGTGATCGCGCCCCGCGCCGGCGCGATTGCTTTCACGCCCTCGCGAACTGCACAGGTCGTGAGCCCGCACAGCGCGCGGCCCGGGACGACCCGTTTGTTTCCTCGTCACATTCTGATGGACACAAACATCACACGGGCGGGGCCGCCTGTCTCCATAGCACCTGGATGGTGACCGCCGGGAGCTGCGAGGGCAGTGAGCGGCAAGCCCGGCGCGGCGAGGATCGAGCACAAGAGCGGGCACGCCCCGGGCTGCAGCGTCGCCAGCAAATCATTTGCGGCACTGCGAGCAGTAGCCGCCGATCTCGAGGCGGGCGACGACCACGTGGAAACCGCACTCTGTCTCGACCGAGCGGGTGAGCTTGCGGAAGAGAGTGCTTTCGAATTCGGCGACGGCGCCGCAGCGGAGGCAGGTCATGTGGAGGTGATCGCGGCCGATCTTGCGCTCGTAGTAGTGGCCTTCGCCTTTCACGTGCATGAGATCGAGCTCGTCAATGAGGCCGTGGCGCTTGAGGAGGCCGAGGGTACGGTAGACGGTGACGCGATCGACGTTGGGGTTGAGGCGACGGGCGCGACGGAGGAGCTGTGAGGCGTCGAGGTGCTTCTGAGCGGTTTCGATAACGGCGAGGATGGCGCGTCGCTGACGCGTCATGCGGACGCCGCGGCGAACGAGTTCGCCGAGCAGGGCGCCGGGGCTTTCCGTTTGAGGCAGAGGCATAAGGGTCCACGTTCAGTCGCTGGCGGCCGGCGAAGGCCAAACCAATCACAAGCCCAAAGAAGCCCACGATACGAGTTGCAAGTAGTTGCAACCTGTTTGCAACAGAATCTGGGCCGAACCGTTGACAGCGAAGCGAGCAGTCCCGTTAAATCGAAAGCATGCTATCTCAGATGCAACTAAGTTGCAAGTCGTTCAGGCGGGTGGCGCCCGTCGTGTTCGGCGTGTGCCTGACAGCGACCGCAGCCATGGCGCAATCGGTCTGCGGACGGGTGGTGGACAGCTCGCACGCGGCGATCCAGGGCGCGCAGGTCACGGCCAGTGGAGGGGCGGCAAAGTGGACGGCGGTGACCGACGCGGCCGGGGAGTTTCGGGCGCCGGCGGCGCCGGGGCGAACCACGCTGCGGATCAGCGCGGCAGGATTCGAGACGCGGTCGTGGGTGCTGGAGGGGAACGGCCCGCCAGACGCAGAAGTGCGGGAATTCGTGCTGCGAGTGGCGCGGGTGAGCGAGACGGTGACGGTGACCGAACCGGCCGGCGAGCAGATTGCGACGATCACGAGCGCAACCAAGACACCGACGGCGCTGGTTGACGTCCCGCAGTCGGTGACGGTGGTGGGCCGCAAGCAGCTGGGCGAGCAGATGATGCTGAGCATGGCCGACGTGGTGCGCTACGTGCCGGGCGTGACAGCGGTGCAGGGTGAGAACAATCGGGACCAGCTGGTGATACGCGGGCAGAGCACGTCGGCCGATTTCTTCGTGGACGGCGTGCGCGACGACGTGCAGTACTACCGCGATGTTTACAACGTGGAGCGAGTGGAGGCATTGAAGGGACCGAACGCCATGGTGTTCGGGCGCGGCGGAGGCGGGGGCGTGATCAACCGGGTGATGAAGGAAGCGGACGCGGCGCCGGTCCGCGAGTTCACGCTGCTGGGCGGGGCGTTCGGCGATCGCCGATTTGCGACGGACCTGGACCAGCCGATCAGCGAGCGGCTGGCGGTGCGGCTGAATGGAATGTACGAAATTGCGGACAGCTTCCGCCGGTTTGTGGGCCTGGAGCGCTACGGGACCAATCCGACGGCGAGGCTGAAGGTCACGAAGAACACGACGGTCACGAGCGGGTATGAGTACTTTCACGACGGGCGGGTGGCGGACCGCGGCATTCCGTCGTTCCACGGTTTGCCGGTGGATGTGCCGGCATCGCTGTACTTCGGGGACCCGGACCAGAGCCGGGTGCGAGCGCGGGTGCACCTGGGATCGCTGAGGGTGGAGCACGTGGCGCGATCGTTCGTGGTCCGGAACCGCTTTCTGATCGGCGACTACGATCGCGGGTATCAGAACTTCGTGCCGGGGGCGGTGACGCCGGACGGGACGCGGGCGGCGCTTTCCGCATACAACAATGCGACGAAGCGGCGGAACCTGTTCAACCAGACGGACGTGACGCGGCTCGCCTCGAGCGGCAAAGCGAAGCACACGCTGCTCGGCGGCGTGGAACTGGGAAGGCAACTGACGGACAACTTCCGCAACACGGGGTTCTTCGGCAACACGGCGACATCGATCCTGGCGCCGGTGTCGAATCCGGCGATCTCGACGCCAGTCACGTTTCGGCAGAGCTCGACCGACGCCAACAACCACGTGACGACGGTGGTGGGGGCGGTGTACGGGCAGGACCAGGTGGAAGTGACGCGGTGGCTGCAACTGCTCGGCGGCGTACGGTTCGACTACTTCGACCTGAACTTCCACGACAACCGGACGGGCACGGAACTGCAGCGGGTGGACCGGCTGGTGTCGCCGCGTGCAGGCGTGGTGCTGAAGCCGATGGCCGCGCTCTCGGTGTATGGGAGCTACAGCGTGTCGTACCTGCCGAGTTCGGGCGACCAGTTCTCGTCGCTGACGGTGATCACTCAGCAGGTGAAGCCGGAGCGGTTCACCAACTACGAGGTCGGCGCGAAATGGAACCTGTTGCGCGATCTTGCGGTGACGACGGCGGTGTACCGGTTGGACCGCACGAACACGCGGGCGAGCGATCCCAACGATCCGACGCGAATCCTGCAAACCGGGAGCACGCGGAGCAACGGGTTCGAGGCGGGCGTGAGCGGGAGCGTTACGCGACGGTGGGGAATTGCCGGCGGGTACGCCTACCAGGACGTGTTCATCACGGGGGCGACGACGTCGGCGGCGGTGGGAGCGCAGGTGGCGCAGACACCGCACCACACGTTCTCGTTGTGGAACACGTACCGGATCATGCCGCGACTCGGGGCCGGCCTGGGAATTGTGCAGCGCAGTGACATGTTCGCGGCGGCGGACAACACGGTGCGGCTGCCGGGATATGTGCGAGCGGACGCTGCCCTTTACGTGACGCTGACCGAGCGAATCCGAATGCAGGCGAACGTTGAGAACCTTTTCGACCGGCGCTACTACCTGAACGCGGACAATAACAACAACATCTCACCGGGCCCGACGCGGGCGGTTCGGGTGGGACTGGCGGCGCGTTTCTAGGAGCTTTCCGTCGCGAAACCGGCAGCCCTGGCGCAAGGCGGCGCGAACTATTCCGGAGGCGTTGGAGGCAGGGGCGGCGGGGCGGAGCCAGAATCGGGAAGGATGCGGGACTTGGCGGTGAACTTGCGACAGCCGCGGAAGGTGGTCTGGTTATGTGAGCACTGCGACGGACGGCGACGACAGGCACGAGTTTCCGAATCGATGGGAAGGACGAACGTGGTGCCGTCGCCGAGCGGAACGTCGGCGTACTGGATGGTCAACTCGGAGCGCGTGAGCTGCGCGCCGCTCGCGGCGAGCGCGGGAGTGCGGAATTCGAGACGCAGAGGGTGGGCGGTGATGGCGTCGATCCAGAGGCGGCCTTCGAAGGCGGGGAAGTAGCTGGCGCCGTTGACGCGCACCTCGTAGCTGCGGTTGTTGGCGGCGTCGACGCGGAAGTCGTAAGCGAGCGCGGAGCGGTTCTGGATTCTTTCTTCCCTGGCAAAGCGGAATTCGGTCTTGCTGGTTTCCACGAACAGGACAAGCAGGTAGTTGCCGAACTCGCCGATGGACCACATGCCGGAGAGTTCGGCGTAGTCCTTGGCTGCGGGCTGGCCGTTAACGGTGATGTCCTGGAAGCGCTGCTCGCCGTGCTCGTAGGTGACCAGGGATCCTTCGACTCGCGCTTCGCGCTCGCTCAGGATGACGACTCTGGATGGACCTAGGGATCCTTCGACTCGCGCTTCGCGCTCGCTCAGGATGACAGCTGGAGCGGTAGTGATCGTGGAAGCGGAGACGCAGCAAGCTGTCTCTACGATCGTTTCGTTTCGAGGATGAGGTTCAGGGCGTGGTCGAGGTGGAAGCGCACGCCGGGTGGGACGACGGTCGTTGCGCTGTACTCGGTGATGATGGCAGGGCCGCGGTAGGTGCGGTTGGGCGCGAGCGAGTCGCGGTCGTGGATCGGGGTTGGGTAACGCTTGTCGTCGAAGAGGGCGGCGTTCCGCACGTTCGCGGCAATACGGCCGCCGCGAAGGCGGGGCGCCTTTGCTTTGCTGGTGCGCAGCGACGGCCGGAGTGGCGGGGAGGCGATGGTGGCGCGAAGGCGCAGGGTGACGATTTCCAGGTCGCTTTCGGGGCGGCTGTATCCGTAGCGTCGCCGGTGCTCGGCGTGGAAGGCGGCGAAGAGGCGGTCGAGGCTGAACTCGCGCGCGATGGGGATGTTGAGTTCGTATCCCTGGCCGTGATAGCGGAGGTCGGCGGACGCTTCGAACGCGACGTCGCCGCGCCAGGATTCGGAGGCGAAGTCGCGAGTGGCGAAGGCGCGGAGGTCGTCGAAGACGGATTGGACATTGTTGGCGAGGAGCTGCTGCGAGCCGACGGCGCGGACTTCGGCGGCCGGCGTTGCCGGGCTTCCGATGATGATGTTGCCGAGGCGCTTCGGTGTGACGCGGAGGAGGACCGTGCGGGAGTAGTCCTTGACGACGTCGGAGACGAGGATGCCGAAGGCGGAGAGGGCGCCGGGATATTGCGGGACGATGACGCGCGGGATGCCGAGGGCGGCGGCGAGTTCGCAGGCGTGCATGGCGCCGGCGCCGCCGAAGGCGACGAGGGAGAAGTCGCGGGGGTCGTATCCGCGCTCGA contains:
- a CDS encoding M48 family metallopeptidase gives rise to the protein MRVAVVLLLVAAGLAQETAPTPLPESCPPRSVAASSAGMPEDAKEDGKRSKIPTKYDVSRIGDRGIGGGMNFYSLDKEQLLGKELAEEIERSAKLVSDPVITEYVNRIGQQLVRNSDARVPFTIKVIDNDEINAFALPGGYFYVNTGLIEAADNEAELAGVMAHEIAHVAARHATKNATKAEIFNLASIPLIFVGGPAGYAVRQVAGIAMPMSFLKFSRDAEREADLLGLEYQYASGYDPEAFIAFFEKLESKEKKKQNVLARAFATHPMTEDRVKRAERAMEDMLPAKNQYIVSTSEFDDIKARLAQLENRRRIDEGKEGKPTLRRRDGEATDDGGPPTLKRRPN
- a CDS encoding TonB-dependent siderophore receptor, which translates into the protein MQLSCKSFRRVAPVVFGVCLTATAAMAQSVCGRVVDSSHAAIQGAQVTASGGAAKWTAVTDAAGEFRAPAAPGRTTLRISAAGFETRSWVLEGNGPPDAEVREFVLRVARVSETVTVTEPAGEQIATITSATKTPTALVDVPQSVTVVGRKQLGEQMMLSMADVVRYVPGVTAVQGENNRDQLVIRGQSTSADFFVDGVRDDVQYYRDVYNVERVEALKGPNAMVFGRGGGGGVINRVMKEADAAPVREFTLLGGAFGDRRFATDLDQPISERLAVRLNGMYEIADSFRRFVGLERYGTNPTARLKVTKNTTVTSGYEYFHDGRVADRGIPSFHGLPVDVPASLYFGDPDQSRVRARVHLGSLRVEHVARSFVVRNRFLIGDYDRGYQNFVPGAVTPDGTRAALSAYNNATKRRNLFNQTDVTRLASSGKAKHTLLGGVELGRQLTDNFRNTGFFGNTATSILAPVSNPAISTPVTFRQSSTDANNHVTTVVGAVYGQDQVEVTRWLQLLGGVRFDYFDLNFHDNRTGTELQRVDRLVSPRAGVVLKPMAALSVYGSYSVSYLPSSGDQFSSLTVITQQVKPERFTNYEVGAKWNLLRDLAVTTAVYRLDRTNTRASDPNDPTRILQTGSTRSNGFEAGVSGSVTRRWGIAGGYAYQDVFITGATTSAAVGAQVAQTPHHTFSLWNTYRIMPRLGAGLGIVQRSDMFAAADNTVRLPGYVRADAALYVTLTERIRMQANVENLFDRRYYLNADNNNNISPGPTRAVRVGLAARF
- a CDS encoding transcriptional repressor, whose amino-acid sequence is MPLPQTESPGALLGELVRRGVRMTRQRRAILAVIETAQKHLDASQLLRRARRLNPNVDRVTVYRTLGLLKRHGLIDELDLMHVKGEGHYYERKIGRDHLHMTCLRCGAVAEFESTLFRKLTRSVETECGFHVVVARLEIGGYCSQCRK